One Acidobacteriota bacterium genomic window carries:
- a CDS encoding heavy metal-responsive transcriptional regulator, which yields MNSGELAKQAGVSRDTLRHYEKKGVLARPRRARNGYREYPAAALERVRLIQQAIKVGFTLDELAQVFKERDNGKAPCLRVRRLAAEKLSDIEARLQEMLAIRDALQSLLTDWDARLKQTRAGEPAALLESLAKTALPIQEKSSQLSRTWLRARKGRKVDHD from the coding sequence TTGAATTCCGGTGAACTGGCAAAGCAGGCAGGCGTCAGCCGCGACACGTTGCGCCACTACGAAAAGAAGGGCGTACTGGCGCGTCCGCGTCGGGCGCGCAATGGTTACCGCGAATATCCTGCCGCGGCGCTTGAACGGGTGCGGCTCATTCAACAGGCAATCAAAGTCGGATTCACGCTCGACGAACTGGCTCAGGTTTTCAAAGAACGCGACAATGGTAAAGCGCCTTGCCTCAGAGTGCGTCGCCTTGCCGCAGAAAAGCTCTCGGATATCGAAGCGCGTTTACAGGAGATGCTTGCCATACGCGATGCCCTGCAATCGTTGCTCACGGATTGGGACGCGCGGCTGAAGCAAACGCGGGCGGGCGAGCCTGCGGCGTTGCTTGAGTCGCTTGCCAAAACCGCTTTGCCGATTCAAGAGAAATCTTCGCAACTTTCAAGAACTTGGCTGAGAGCCAGGAAAGGAAGAAAAGTTGACCATGATTAA
- a CDS encoding polysaccharide deacetylase family protein, giving the protein MRKIKCLGIVLIIFIIGFYAFWQVSKARTFQLMGEIVPRVETNEKVVALTFDDGPTPEYTDEILQILKENEVKATFFLIGADIEKYPESAKQIVAAGHEIGNHSYSHERMFFKTPSFIQREIDDTDKLIRESGYAGDIHFRSPYGKKFLLLPYYLSRRHKKNIMWDVEPNTFPEIDKDAEKTVEYTIANTKPGSIILLHVMYEGREASMKAVPGIIQGLKAQGFTFKTVSELLALKD; this is encoded by the coding sequence ATGCGAAAAATTAAATGCCTGGGGATTGTCTTAATCATTTTTATCATCGGTTTTTATGCCTTCTGGCAGGTGAGCAAAGCGCGGACGTTTCAATTGATGGGCGAAATCGTGCCGCGAGTCGAGACGAATGAAAAAGTTGTGGCGCTCACCTTTGATGATGGACCGACACCGGAATACACCGATGAAATCTTGCAGATTCTCAAGGAAAATGAGGTCAAAGCCACCTTCTTTTTAATTGGCGCGGATATTGAAAAATATCCTGAATCGGCAAAACAAATTGTCGCTGCCGGACACGAAATCGGCAATCATTCCTATTCACACGAGCGCATGTTTTTCAAAACCCCGTCGTTTATTCAACGTGAAATCGATGACACCGATAAACTGATTCGCGAATCCGGTTACGCCGGCGACATTCATTTTCGCTCGCCATATGGCAAAAAATTTTTGCTTTTGCCTTACTATCTTTCCAGGCGTCACAAGAAAAATATTATGTGGGATGTCGAGCCGAACACCTTTCCCGAAATCGACAAAGATGCCGAAAAAACCGTCGAATATACGATTGCCAATACCAAGCCCGGTTCGATTATTTTGCTGCACGTGATGTACGAGGGGCGCGAAGCCTCGATGAAAGCGGTGCCGGGAATTATTCAAGGTCTAAAAGCGCAGGGCTTCACCTTTAAAACCGTGTCGGAGTTACTGGCATTAAAGGATTGA
- a CDS encoding type II toxin-antitoxin system VapC family toxin — protein MDYLCDTNIFLRLALRNDPDRSLVFDALQKLILRSDRLFYTSQILGEFWNVCTRPTSARSGLGLSIEQTERKVRLIERHFRLLPDSVAVHQEWRRIIPAYGVSGVQVHDARLVAAMQVHGLQNIITLNLKDFARYSGINAIHPKDVK, from the coding sequence ATGGACTATCTTTGCGATACCAATATTTTTCTGAGGCTGGCATTAAGGAATGATCCTGATCGAAGTCTCGTTTTTGACGCCTTACAGAAATTGATTTTGCGAAGCGACCGTCTCTTCTACACCTCACAGATTCTCGGTGAATTCTGGAATGTTTGTACGCGCCCGACCTCTGCGCGAAGTGGTTTGGGACTTTCTATAGAACAGACGGAACGCAAAGTGCGGCTCATTGAAAGGCACTTTCGTTTGCTTCCCGATAGTGTAGCAGTTCATCAGGAATGGCGACGGATCATACCTGCTTATGGGGTGAGCGGGGTTCAAGTGCATGATGCGCGGCTTGTCGCGGCAATGCAGGTACACGGATTACAAAATATCATCACCCTGAATCTGAAAGATTTTGCACGGTATTCAGGTATCAACGCGATTCATCCTAAAGACGTGAAATAA
- a CDS encoding ribbon-helix-helix protein, CopG family — MGASIEIEPELIEKLSEKAKAHGQTVNELLRELLDAVEPLPTPAGFSSLEELEADLDALAEGTEHLPPLPENFSREDIYFDHD, encoded by the coding sequence ATGGGCGCAAGCATAGAGATTGAGCCGGAACTCATCGAAAAACTTTCCGAGAAAGCCAAAGCGCACGGACAAACGGTGAATGAACTTTTGCGTGAGTTGCTTGACGCCGTAGAGCCTTTGCCAACGCCAGCGGGGTTTTCTTCTCTGGAAGAACTTGAAGCCGATTTGGATGCGCTGGCTGAGGGAACAGAACATCTGCCTCCGCTACCGGAAAACTTTTCGCGTGAAGACATCTACTTCGACCACGATTAA
- a CDS encoding amidohydrolase: MNSETGATDKTKMNEETFSHNVAADLILLNGRIWTGNQKQVWAEAVAARGERLIFIGSSRDAKKLASAQTRVIDLQGKLALPGFIDDHTHFIEGGFHLLSVDLRDAATPQEFAERIKKQVANLAKGRWIRGGDWDHERWGGELPKKDWIDAFTADNPVFITRLDGHMGLANSAALKLAGITKDTRSPAGGTIVKDANGEPTGVLKDDAMSLVFRIIPDETDAEYEEALQAALNYAASVGITSIQDITGWRDYEIYKKFKAANRLTVRVYARTPMSSWQKQAEIIKTQGAGDHWLRLGGLKAFMDGSLGSTTALFFEPFNDAPHTAGLSVDDNIPEGKLKEAMKQADKAGLQCSIHAIGDKANNLLLNYFEAIEKENGKRDRRFRIEHAQHLLASDIPRFAKLGVIASMQPYHAADDGRWAEKRIGRERIKTTYAFRSLIDAGAVLSFGSDWFVAPLAPILGIHAAVTRQTIDGKNPNGWVPEQKITVAEAIRAYTTACAYGEFAEREKGTLEVGKLADLVVLSQDLFKINPSDIEKTKVVYTIVGGRIARKP; this comes from the coding sequence TTGAATAGCGAAACGGGCGCAACTGACAAAACCAAGATGAACGAAGAAACCTTTTCGCATAATGTCGCCGCCGATTTGATTTTGCTCAACGGGCGCATCTGGACGGGCAATCAAAAACAGGTCTGGGCTGAAGCCGTTGCCGCGCGCGGCGAACGCCTCATATTTATCGGCTCCAGCCGGGATGCTAAAAAATTAGCATCGGCGCAAACTCGCGTCATTGACCTGCAAGGCAAACTCGCGCTTCCCGGATTTATAGACGACCACACCCACTTTATCGAAGGCGGATTTCATCTGCTCTCAGTGGATTTGCGCGACGCCGCGACGCCGCAGGAATTTGCCGAGCGCATTAAGAAACAAGTGGCAAACCTGGCGAAAGGGCGTTGGATTCGCGGCGGCGATTGGGATCACGAACGCTGGGGCGGCGAATTGCCGAAAAAAGATTGGATTGATGCATTCACCGCTGATAACCCGGTGTTCATCACGCGCCTCGATGGGCACATGGGACTCGCGAACAGCGCCGCCTTGAAACTCGCGGGCATTACCAAAGATACCCGGTCGCCGGCGGGCGGAACCATCGTTAAAGACGCCAACGGCGAACCCACAGGTGTGCTGAAAGATGATGCGATGTCATTGGTCTTTCGCATCATTCCCGATGAAACCGATGCCGAATACGAAGAGGCTTTGCAGGCGGCGCTCAACTACGCCGCAAGCGTCGGCATCACCTCGATTCAAGACATCACCGGCTGGCGCGATTATGAAATCTATAAAAAATTCAAAGCCGCCAATCGCTTGACGGTGCGCGTCTATGCGCGAACGCCGATGAGTTCCTGGCAAAAACAAGCTGAAATTATTAAAACGCAGGGCGCGGGCGATCACTGGTTGCGGCTCGGCGGACTCAAAGCTTTTATGGACGGGTCGCTCGGTTCAACGACGGCTTTATTTTTTGAACCGTTCAATGATGCGCCGCATACCGCGGGACTTTCGGTTGATGACAATATTCCCGAAGGCAAGTTGAAAGAGGCGATGAAGCAAGCCGATAAAGCGGGTTTGCAATGTTCGATTCATGCTATTGGCGACAAAGCGAATAATCTGCTCTTGAACTATTTTGAAGCGATTGAAAAAGAGAACGGCAAACGCGACCGCCGCTTTCGCATTGAACATGCGCAACACTTGCTGGCAAGCGACATCCCGCGCTTTGCCAAACTCGGGGTCATCGCTTCGATGCAGCCCTATCACGCGGCAGATGATGGACGCTGGGCGGAAAAACGCATCGGACGCGAGCGCATTAAAACGACCTACGCCTTTCGTTCACTCATTGATGCCGGAGCGGTGTTGAGTTTCGGTTCGGATTGGTTTGTTGCGCCGCTCGCGCCAATTTTAGGCATTCACGCGGCGGTCACCCGACAAACCATCGACGGCAAAAATCCCAATGGCTGGGTTCCCGAACAGAAGATTACGGTTGCAGAAGCGATTCGCGCTTATACGACGGCGTGCGCTTACGGAGAATTTGCCGAACGCGAAAAGGGAACTTTGGAAGTCGGCAAACTCGCTGACCTCGTGGTGCTCTCGCAAGACCTTTTTAAAATTAATCCCAGTGACATTGAAAAAACCAAAGTGGTCTACACCATCGTCGGCGGTCGCATCGCGCGCAAGCCATAG
- a CDS encoding type II toxin-antitoxin system VapC family toxin yields the protein MSKDKMQTNLAAFWDTSAIVALCAYQPTTLAAHHFARMYPKMRAWWGATVEARSAFARLWQEKELTDRELHYALNQLKTLRQSWAEIAPGERLREIAETLPDKYGLRAMDAFQLAAALVWCKEKPRKRPFICFDIRLAEAAEKAGFTVYPEP from the coding sequence ATGAGTAAAGATAAAATGCAGACGAATCTCGCAGCCTTTTGGGATACCAGCGCGATAGTTGCGTTGTGCGCCTATCAGCCCACAACGCTTGCGGCTCATCACTTTGCGAGGATGTACCCGAAGATGCGCGCCTGGTGGGGAGCCACAGTCGAAGCGCGCAGCGCCTTTGCCCGTTTATGGCAAGAAAAAGAATTAACTGACCGGGAGTTGCACTATGCGTTGAATCAACTTAAAACCTTGCGACAATCTTGGGCGGAAATTGCCCCTGGCGAGAGGCTTCGTGAGATTGCAGAAACCTTGCCGGATAAATATGGGTTGCGGGCGATGGATGCTTTTCAACTTGCCGCTGCATTGGTTTGGTGTAAAGAAAAACCGCGCAAACGACCATTTATCTGTTTTGATATTCGTCTGGCAGAAGCCGCCGAGAAAGCCGGATTCACAGTCTATCCTGAACCTTGA